A window of Verrucomicrobiota bacterium contains these coding sequences:
- a CDS encoding DUF309 domain-containing protein, with translation MSKKSPKIANLIKDCNGLHDPHYTGFFKCFNQQLYYEAHDVLEELWLQQKNHPAYHYYKGLIQAAGGFVHLKLHFTHPTHHVHGKRLEPAAKLFALARKNLLPYSPVYMDLPIAPLIRLLDEYEDKVRAGNFLLNPYHPDSAPEIIFPLKPI, from the coding sequence ATGAGTAAAAAAAGCCCAAAAATCGCAAACCTCATAAAAGACTGTAATGGGTTACACGACCCCCATTACACCGGTTTTTTTAAATGTTTCAATCAACAGCTCTATTATGAAGCCCATGATGTCCTTGAAGAACTCTGGCTTCAGCAGAAAAACCATCCGGCCTATCATTACTATAAAGGCTTAATCCAAGCTGCCGGGGGGTTTGTCCATCTTAAACTCCATTTCACACACCCCACCCACCATGTGCATGGTAAAAGGCTCGAACCCGCCGCAAAATTATTTGCGCTGGCCCGGAAAAACCTCCTTCCTTACAGTCCGGTTTACATGGATTTACCGATTGCCCCGTTAATCCGTTTACTGGATGAATACGAGGACAAAGTACGTGCAGGTAATTTCCTCCTAAATCCCTACCATCCCGATTCCGCCCCAGAGATTATCTTTCCCCTAAAACCCATTTAA
- a CDS encoding alpha-L-fucosidase, with the protein MSSDQSSLDSRLEWYVKARYGLFIHYGLYTLLQRGEWVMNREQIAPEEYSKLAGQFRAENFNAEEIAQLAVDAGMKYVILSTMHHEGFRLYDTKLTDYNSVKSPCGRDLVRELVDACRAKGLKIGLYHSLNNWYDKPDSVEALEDKASYELFIEHTFARLKELVTLFNPIDIMWYDGWWPFNAEEWQSQKMNEMISAIQPQIIFNGRNGLPGDMGTPEGHVSAPTPWRPWEACITHNNSWGFHAGDEDWKSPRDIADMLIKCASQKGNLLFNVGPKPDGSLPTPTVKALREVGSWLKNVGEAIYDTDFFSYDLMEQNARPGSEFNHHGSFSAKGNSMYFFVRRWVAHELTLCGVCGKIKNVTLLNTGEKLSFIQNEGKVVITGLPAITPDPVCPVIKYEFEGAPGMYMTGGIRTPQVKHPHYDPCPSDIAH; encoded by the coding sequence ATGTCTTCAGATCAATCTTCATTAGATTCCCGTCTTGAATGGTATGTGAAAGCTCGTTACGGCCTTTTTATCCACTACGGTCTGTATACTCTCCTCCAGCGGGGTGAATGGGTGATGAACCGCGAGCAAATCGCGCCGGAGGAATATTCCAAACTCGCCGGTCAATTCCGTGCAGAAAATTTTAATGCAGAAGAGATTGCCCAACTTGCTGTGGATGCTGGGATGAAATATGTAATTCTCTCAACCATGCACCACGAAGGCTTCAGGCTCTACGATACCAAACTCACGGACTATAATAGTGTCAAATCCCCTTGTGGCCGAGATCTGGTCCGCGAGCTTGTCGATGCCTGCCGTGCGAAGGGACTAAAGATCGGCCTCTACCATAGCTTGAATAACTGGTACGATAAACCCGACTCTGTGGAAGCCCTCGAAGACAAAGCTTCTTATGAGCTTTTTATCGAGCATACTTTTGCCCGCCTGAAAGAACTCGTCACTCTCTTTAACCCCATCGACATTATGTGGTATGATGGTTGGTGGCCTTTTAATGCCGAGGAATGGCAGTCCCAAAAAATGAATGAAATGATCAGCGCAATCCAGCCTCAGATCATTTTTAACGGACGCAACGGTCTCCCCGGCGACATGGGCACCCCCGAGGGCCATGTCAGTGCACCTACCCCATGGCGGCCTTGGGAAGCCTGCATCACTCACAATAACAGCTGGGGCTTTCATGCCGGGGATGAAGACTGGAAGTCACCTCGCGATATTGCAGACATGCTCATTAAATGTGCCTCCCAAAAGGGCAATTTGCTCTTTAACGTCGGCCCGAAACCAGACGGTTCATTGCCCACCCCCACCGTCAAAGCCCTCCGTGAAGTCGGCTCTTGGCTCAAGAACGTGGGTGAAGCCATCTATGACACGGACTTTTTCTCCTATGATCTCATGGAGCAAAATGCACGGCCCGGTTCGGAATTTAACCATCACGGTTCCTTCAGCGCCAAAGGCAACTCGATGTATTTTTTTGTCCGCCGTTGGGTCGCCCACGAGCTCACCCTCTGCGGGGTCTGCGGTAAGATCAAAAATGTCACCCTCTTGAATACCGGCGAAAAACTTTCCTTCATCCAAAACGAAGGTAAAGTCGTTATTACGGGGCTCCCCGCAATAACACCTGACCCGGTTTGCCCCGTGATCAAATACGAGTTTGAGGGTGCTCCCGGCATGTATATGACCGGTGGTATACGCACTCCCCAGGTGAAACATCCTCACTACGATCCTTGCCCTTCGGATATCGCCCATTAA
- a CDS encoding biopolymer transporter ExbD produces the protein MGGSANLDGDVGLQIAPMVDVVFVLLLFFMASANLQQKEQELGVSLPRIPKNGAAQDTTVSLPINLDIDENGVVFWNNLPLQNKEEDMSELRSRLNEIMSRYGPGQTVVITPSPMTQHGVIAKVLSTCTAAGVKNLCFGG, from the coding sequence ATGGGTGGCAGTGCAAATTTAGACGGAGATGTGGGGCTGCAAATTGCTCCGATGGTGGATGTGGTTTTTGTCCTTCTGCTCTTTTTTATGGCTTCGGCCAATCTCCAACAAAAGGAACAGGAACTGGGAGTGAGTCTGCCCCGAATCCCAAAAAACGGCGCTGCTCAAGATACAACCGTTTCTCTTCCCATTAACTTAGATATCGATGAAAATGGAGTGGTCTTTTGGAATAATCTCCCCCTTCAAAATAAGGAGGAGGATATGAGTGAACTTCGCAGCAGATTAAATGAAATCATGTCCCGTTATGGCCCGGGACAGACAGTGGTGATCACCCCATCACCCATGACCCAGCACGGAGTCATCGCCAAAGTCCTGAGCACCTGCACCGCTGCCGGAGTAAAAAACCTCTGTTTCGGTGGCTAA